A genomic segment from Rahnella aceris encodes:
- the sppA gene encoding signal peptide peptidase SppA — MRTLWRIIAGFFKWTWRLLNFVREFILNVFLILIILAGVGIWYAVQDKPVETTQGALLVDLSGSVVDKPSVNNKVRQWGRELLGTSSSRLQENSLFDLVETIRSAKDDKNVTGIVLQLTDFTGTDQSSLQYIGKALREFRDAGKPVYAIGDSYNQSQYYLASYANKIYLSPQGAVDLHGFATNNLYYKSLLDKLKVTTNIFRVGTYKSAVEPLIRDDMSPDAREADSRWIGGLWTNYLNTVSANRQITPEQLFPGAAGVLAGMQATGGDMAQYALKAKLVDALASRTEADNEMVKAFGWNKDTKDFNYTSIYDYSPKPKPDNNDPQIAVIFATGAINDGEEQPGAVGGDTTAQQIRDARLDPKVKAIVLRVNSPGGSVSASEVIRSELAAAKAAGKPVVVSMGGMAASGGYWISTPANYIIASPSTLTGSIGIFGVINTYQNTLDYAGVHTDGVATSPLADIASTKALPPEFSQMMQLNIENGYKTFLGLVADSRHKTPEQIDQIAQGHVWIGSDAKANGLVDELGDFDDAVKKAAELAKLPKWQLNWYVSEPSLSDLVFSQVSASVHAMLPAAIQAYLPAPVSKMAMALKSQADLFSNMNDPQNRYALCLTCGDVK, encoded by the coding sequence ATGCGCACATTGTGGCGAATTATCGCCGGTTTTTTTAAGTGGACCTGGCGTCTTCTTAATTTCGTCAGAGAATTCATTCTCAACGTATTCCTTATTCTCATTATTCTGGCTGGTGTTGGCATCTGGTATGCCGTGCAGGACAAGCCTGTCGAAACGACCCAAGGTGCACTGCTGGTTGATCTCAGCGGCTCAGTGGTCGACAAGCCTTCCGTCAATAATAAAGTCCGTCAGTGGGGACGCGAATTGCTGGGCACGTCGAGCAGCCGCTTGCAGGAGAACTCACTGTTTGATCTCGTCGAGACCATCCGCTCCGCTAAAGACGACAAAAACGTTACCGGGATTGTGTTACAGCTGACCGATTTCACCGGCACCGACCAGTCTTCACTGCAGTACATCGGTAAAGCACTGCGTGAATTCCGCGATGCAGGCAAACCGGTTTACGCCATCGGCGACAGCTATAACCAGTCACAATATTATCTGGCCAGTTACGCCAACAAAATCTATCTGTCGCCGCAGGGCGCGGTCGATCTTCACGGTTTTGCCACTAACAATCTGTATTACAAATCCCTGCTGGATAAGCTGAAAGTCACCACCAATATCTTCCGCGTCGGAACCTATAAATCTGCCGTTGAGCCATTGATCCGTGATGATATGTCTCCTGACGCCCGTGAGGCAGACAGCCGCTGGATTGGCGGATTGTGGACCAACTATCTCAATACCGTGTCAGCCAACCGTCAGATCACGCCCGAACAACTGTTCCCGGGTGCGGCGGGCGTGCTGGCGGGTATGCAGGCAACCGGCGGTGATATGGCGCAATATGCGCTGAAAGCCAAGCTGGTTGATGCACTGGCGTCACGCACCGAAGCCGACAACGAGATGGTGAAAGCCTTTGGCTGGAACAAAGACACCAAAGACTTTAATTACACCAGCATTTACGATTATTCGCCGAAGCCAAAACCGGACAACAACGATCCGCAAATCGCGGTGATCTTTGCCACCGGTGCAATTAACGACGGTGAAGAACAACCGGGCGCAGTCGGTGGCGACACCACGGCACAGCAAATTCGTGATGCCCGTCTGGATCCGAAAGTGAAAGCGATTGTCTTGCGCGTTAACAGCCCGGGCGGCAGCGTCAGCGCTTCTGAAGTCATCCGTTCCGAACTCGCGGCTGCGAAAGCCGCAGGTAAACCGGTTGTGGTTTCAATGGGCGGTATGGCGGCATCCGGCGGTTACTGGATTTCAACACCAGCCAACTACATCATCGCCAGCCCGAGCACCCTCACCGGCTCCATCGGTATCTTTGGTGTAATCAACACGTACCAGAACACGCTCGATTACGCGGGTGTGCATACCGACGGCGTGGCAACGTCACCGCTGGCGGATATCGCTTCCACCAAAGCGCTGCCGCCGGAGTTCTCGCAGATGATGCAACTCAATATCGAGAACGGTTATAAAACCTTCCTCGGTCTGGTTGCCGATTCACGCCACAAAACGCCTGAGCAGATCGACCAGATCGCCCAGGGCCACGTGTGGATCGGTTCAGATGCCAAAGCCAATGGCCTGGTTGATGAGCTGGGTGATTTCGATGACGCTGTGAAGAAAGCCGCTGAACTGGCCAAACTGCCAAAATGGCAACTGAACTGGTATGTCAGCGAGCCAAGCCTGAGCGACCTGGTATTCTCGCAGGTCAGCGCATCGGTCCACGCTATGTTGCCAGCGGCAATCCAGGCGTATCTGCCTGCGCCGGTGAGCAAAATGGCCATGGCGCTGAAATCACAGGCTGACCTGTTCAGCAACATGAACGATCCGCAGAACCGTTACGCACTCTGCCTGACCTGTGGTGATGTGAAGTAA
- the ansA gene encoding asparaginase: MTKKSIYVAYTGGTIGMQRSEQGYIPVSGHLQRQLALMPEFHRPEMPEFTIQEYAPLMDSSDMTPEDWQHIADDIQAHYDDYDGFVILHGTDTMAFTASALSFMLENLSKPVIVTGSQIPLEALRSDGQINLLNSLYIAANHPVNEVTLFFNNRLYRGNRSTKAHADGFDAFASPNLSPLLEAGIHIRRLSTPSLPEVPAAKLKVHHITPQPIGVVTIYPGISAEVVQNFLMQPVKALILRSYGVGNAPQKGDLLKVLKDASERGIVVVNLTQCISGRVNMGGYATGNALAHSGVISGFDMTVEAALTKLHYLLSQSHTPEEIRELMQQNLRGELTE, translated from the coding sequence ATGACTAAAAAATCTATTTACGTTGCCTATACCGGCGGCACAATCGGTATGCAGCGTTCTGAACAGGGTTACATTCCGGTGTCCGGCCATTTACAACGTCAGCTGGCGCTGATGCCTGAATTCCATCGCCCTGAGATGCCTGAATTTACCATTCAGGAATACGCGCCTCTGATGGATTCCTCCGACATGACGCCGGAAGACTGGCAGCACATCGCCGACGATATTCAGGCGCATTACGACGACTACGACGGTTTTGTTATCCTGCACGGCACCGACACCATGGCATTCACCGCTTCTGCACTGTCGTTCATGCTGGAAAATCTGAGCAAACCGGTGATTGTGACAGGGTCACAGATTCCGCTTGAAGCGTTGCGTTCTGATGGTCAGATCAACCTGCTGAACTCGCTGTATATCGCCGCGAATCATCCGGTCAACGAAGTCACCCTGTTCTTCAACAACCGTCTGTATCGCGGCAACCGCAGCACCAAAGCGCACGCAGATGGTTTCGATGCCTTTGCCTCACCGAACCTTTCGCCGCTGCTGGAAGCCGGGATCCACATCCGCCGACTTTCCACGCCGTCACTGCCTGAAGTGCCTGCGGCGAAGCTGAAAGTGCATCACATCACGCCACAACCGATCGGCGTGGTAACGATCTACCCGGGCATTTCCGCCGAAGTGGTACAAAACTTCCTGATGCAACCGGTAAAAGCGCTGATCCTGCGCTCCTACGGTGTCGGTAACGCCCCGCAAAAAGGCGACCTGCTGAAAGTGCTGAAAGACGCATCTGAGCGCGGCATTGTGGTGGTTAATCTGACGCAATGTATTTCAGGGCGCGTCAACATGGGCGGCTATGCCACCGGCAACGCCCTCGCCCATTCCGGTGTGATCAGCGGCTTTGATATGACCGTGGAAGCGGCACTGACCAAGTTGCATTATCTGCTCAGCCAGTCACACACTCCCGAGGAAATCCGCGAACTGATGCAGCAAAACCTGCGCGGCGAACTCACCGAATAA
- a CDS encoding pyrimidine (deoxy)nucleoside triphosphate diphosphatase: MTMKTIDVVAALIEREGKLLLARRDASGDQAGLWEFPGGKVEAGESQPAALVRELQEEMGITATVENFIATSVVQQSERLIRLHGWRVSGFTGEIRLQCHSEICWVTPDEVLSFELAPADIPLAQAYLAKFAG, translated from the coding sequence ATGACCATGAAAACGATTGATGTGGTCGCCGCCCTGATTGAGCGCGAGGGCAAATTGCTGCTTGCCCGTCGGGATGCGTCCGGCGATCAGGCCGGTTTGTGGGAATTTCCCGGCGGCAAAGTCGAAGCCGGGGAAAGCCAGCCTGCTGCATTAGTGCGCGAGTTGCAGGAAGAAATGGGCATCACTGCCACGGTGGAAAATTTCATCGCTACCAGCGTTGTGCAACAGTCTGAACGGTTAATTCGTTTGCATGGCTGGCGGGTCAGCGGGTTTACCGGCGAGATTAGGTTACAGTGTCACTCTGAAATCTGTTGGGTAACGCCGGATGAGGTGCTGTCGTTTGAACTGGCACCGGCGGATATCCCGCTGGCACAAGCTTATCTGGCAAAATTTGCCGGTTAG
- the msrB gene encoding peptide-methionine (R)-S-oxide reductase MsrB, translating into MSIEAKSSPTLDQLTEIQRYVTQEHGTEPPFSGKLLHNHREGIYHCVVCESALFYSDTKYDSGCGWPSFYQPVNPDAIKYLTDNSHKMARVEIRCSRCEAHLGHVFPDGPKPTGERYCINSASMSFTDGKSGNKTRG; encoded by the coding sequence ATGAGCATTGAAGCCAAATCTTCCCCTACACTTGACCAACTCACTGAAATTCAACGTTATGTCACGCAGGAGCACGGAACAGAACCTCCGTTCTCCGGAAAATTGCTGCACAACCACCGCGAAGGGATTTATCATTGCGTGGTCTGCGAGTCAGCGTTGTTCTACTCCGATACCAAATACGATTCCGGCTGTGGCTGGCCAAGTTTTTATCAGCCAGTTAACCCTGATGCGATCAAATATCTCACTGATAATTCGCATAAAATGGCGCGTGTCGAAATCCGCTGTTCCCGCTGTGAAGCTCATCTGGGGCATGTTTTCCCGGATGGCCCGAAACCGACAGGTGAACGTTACTGCATAAACTCTGCCTCAATGAGCTTTACGGATGGCAAAAGTGGCAATAAAACCCGCGGTTAG
- the xthA gene encoding exodeoxyribonuclease III — MKFVSFNINGLRARPHQLAAIIEQHQPDVIGLQETKVHDDMFPLEEVSQHGYHVFYHGQKGHYGVAMLTKQEPVAVRRGFPGDDEESQRRIIMTDIETPQGILTVINGYFPQGESRDHPTKFPAKEKFYRDLQDYLTTSLSVNNPVVVMGDVNISPTDLDIGIGEDSRKRWLRTGKCSFLPEEREWMDRLKGWGLIDTFRAANPDTADKFSWFDYRSRGFDENRGLRIDLIMASTPLAARCIATGIDYDIRGMERPSDHAPIWATFDLK; from the coding sequence ATGAAGTTCGTCTCCTTTAATATCAATGGATTGCGCGCACGTCCACATCAGCTTGCGGCAATAATCGAACAGCACCAGCCTGACGTTATTGGTTTACAAGAAACCAAGGTGCATGACGATATGTTCCCGCTGGAAGAAGTCAGCCAGCACGGGTATCACGTGTTTTATCACGGGCAAAAAGGCCATTACGGCGTTGCCATGCTGACCAAGCAAGAACCCGTCGCTGTACGCCGTGGTTTCCCCGGTGATGATGAAGAATCTCAGCGCCGCATCATCATGACCGATATCGAAACGCCACAAGGCATTCTGACGGTCATCAACGGTTACTTCCCGCAGGGTGAAAGCCGCGACCATCCGACTAAATTCCCGGCAAAAGAGAAGTTTTACCGTGATTTGCAGGATTACCTGACCACCAGTTTGTCGGTGAACAATCCGGTCGTGGTGATGGGCGATGTGAATATCAGCCCGACCGATCTGGACATTGGTATCGGCGAAGACAGTCGCAAACGCTGGCTGCGCACCGGTAAATGTTCGTTTCTGCCGGAAGAACGTGAGTGGATGGATCGCCTGAAAGGTTGGGGTCTGATCGACACCTTCCGTGCCGCCAACCCCGACACCGCTGATAAATTCTCGTGGTTTGATTACCGCTCACGCGGCTTTGATGAAAACCGTGGTCTGCGTATTGATCTGATCATGGCGAGCACGCCGCTGGCCGCGCGTTGTATCGCCACCGGGATTGATTACGATATCCGCGGGATGGAAAGGCCGTCTGACCATGCGCCAATCTGGGCGACGTTCGACCTGAAGTAA
- a CDS encoding DUF1496 domain-containing protein → MNNVFIRKVLMAALISSALLAAPAMANRSNIGNGTDVVVPLPPQIWQNSGNNNNSAPTCHNCCIYNNQSYSEGAVVTADSVVLQCSRDPNVVGTNELKWQVLKK, encoded by the coding sequence ATGAATAATGTTTTTATCCGTAAAGTTCTGATGGCAGCGCTGATCAGTTCCGCGTTGCTGGCTGCACCGGCGATGGCGAACCGCAGCAATATCGGCAACGGTACGGATGTCGTTGTGCCATTGCCGCCGCAAATCTGGCAGAACAGCGGCAACAACAATAACAGCGCGCCAACCTGCCACAATTGCTGTATCTACAACAACCAGAGTTACAGCGAGGGGGCCGTTGTCACGGCAGACAGCGTGGTCCTGCAGTGTTCCCGTGATCCGAATGTGGTGGGCACCAACGAACTCAAATGGCAAGTGTTGAAGAAATAA
- the pncA gene encoding bifunctional nicotinamidase/pyrazinamidase: MKSALLLVDLQNDFCRSGALAVTDGDATIAVANKMMTWCKSHDIAVVASQDWHPAGHRSFAVNSHAEPWTSGELNGLPQVWWPVHCVQREPGAEFHPGLNLPQVDFVVQKGTNPDIDSYSAFFDNGHRAATMLNDWLKAAQITHVYVMGLATDYCVKFTVLDALEQGYQVTLLTDGCRGVNLQPEDSAEAVEAMRKAGAKISTSEAVTG, from the coding sequence ATGAAATCTGCTTTGTTGCTGGTCGATCTGCAAAATGATTTTTGTCGCAGCGGCGCGCTGGCCGTGACTGACGGCGACGCCACGATTGCGGTTGCCAATAAGATGATGACATGGTGTAAAAGCCATGACATCGCCGTGGTGGCATCGCAGGACTGGCATCCGGCGGGACATCGCAGCTTTGCGGTGAATTCCCACGCGGAGCCCTGGACGTCGGGCGAACTGAACGGTCTGCCGCAAGTCTGGTGGCCGGTTCACTGCGTTCAGCGTGAACCGGGCGCTGAATTTCACCCGGGGCTGAATCTGCCGCAGGTGGATTTTGTGGTGCAGAAAGGCACCAATCCTGACATCGACAGTTACAGTGCGTTTTTCGATAACGGACATCGTGCTGCTACGATGCTCAATGACTGGCTGAAAGCGGCGCAGATTACACATGTGTATGTGATGGGGCTGGCGACGGATTACTGTGTGAAATTCACGGTGCTGGATGCGCTGGAGCAAGGTTATCAGGTGACACTGCTGACCGACGGTTGCCGTGGCGTCAATCTGCAACCCGAAGACAGTGCTGAAGCGGTTGAAGCGATGCGTAAAGCAGGGGCAAAAATCAGTACCTCTGAGGCAGTAACAGGCTGA
- a CDS encoding DNA topoisomerase III — translation MRLFIAEKPSLARAIADVLPKPHRRGDGYIACGNDQVVTWCVGHLLEQAQPDAYDSRFARWSLADLPIIPEKWQLQPRSSVAKQLNVIKRLLLEASQVVHAGDPDREGQLLVDEVLDYLELTPEKRHATQRCLINDLNPQAVERAIERLRDNRDFIPLCVSALARARADWLYGINMTRAYTILGRNAGYNGVLSVGRVQTPVLGLVVRRDEDIENFVPKDFFEVKAHIVTPAEERFVALWQPSDSCEPYQDEEGRLLHRPLADHVVARIAGQPAMVTGYNDKRENDIAPLPFSLSTLQIEGSKAFGLSAQQILDICQKLYETHKLITYPRSDCRYLPEEHFAGRHAVLNAIGVHRPDLMPQPAVDTDLRNRCWDDKKVDAHHAIIPTARSSNVNLTDDERKIYGLVARQYLMQFCPDAVYRKCVIDLDIAGGKFIAKARFLAEAGWRTLLGSKERDEENEGTPLPVVAKGDELLCERGEVVERQTQPPRPFTDATLLSAMTGIARFVQDKELKKILRATDGLGTEATRAGIIELLFRREFLYKKGRYIHSSDTGRALIHSLPDIAARPDMTADWESTLTRISEKSCRYQDFMQPLVATLQNLIMQAKTNRVSSAFRSLPSKPAGAVAKGKSAPKRRKASTKGKEANSDE, via the coding sequence ATGCGTCTGTTCATTGCCGAAAAACCCAGCCTTGCCCGCGCGATTGCGGATGTCCTGCCGAAACCTCATCGCCGGGGCGATGGTTATATTGCCTGTGGCAACGATCAGGTGGTGACCTGGTGCGTCGGCCACTTACTCGAACAGGCGCAGCCCGATGCCTACGACAGCCGCTTTGCGCGCTGGTCGCTCGCCGATTTGCCGATCATTCCTGAAAAGTGGCAGCTTCAGCCGCGTTCTTCCGTCGCCAAACAACTCAACGTGATTAAACGCTTATTGCTCGAGGCCTCGCAGGTTGTCCACGCCGGTGACCCGGATCGCGAAGGGCAGTTGCTGGTGGATGAAGTGCTGGATTATCTCGAACTGACGCCGGAAAAACGTCACGCGACCCAGCGCTGCCTGATTAACGATCTCAACCCGCAGGCCGTCGAGCGTGCTATTGAGCGGTTGCGCGACAACCGTGATTTTATTCCGCTGTGTGTTTCCGCGCTGGCCCGCGCCCGTGCCGACTGGCTTTACGGCATCAATATGACCCGCGCCTACACCATTCTGGGGCGCAACGCCGGTTACAACGGCGTGCTCTCCGTCGGACGCGTACAGACCCCGGTTCTCGGACTGGTGGTCCGTCGCGATGAAGATATCGAAAACTTCGTGCCGAAAGATTTCTTTGAAGTAAAAGCGCATATCGTCACACCTGCCGAAGAGCGTTTTGTCGCGCTGTGGCAGCCGAGTGATTCCTGCGAGCCGTATCAGGATGAAGAAGGGCGATTGCTGCACCGTCCGCTGGCCGATCATGTCGTGGCGCGTATTGCCGGACAACCGGCGATGGTCACCGGCTATAATGACAAGCGTGAGAATGATATTGCGCCGCTGCCGTTTTCACTCTCCACATTGCAGATTGAAGGCTCTAAAGCCTTCGGGCTGAGTGCTCAGCAAATTCTTGATATCTGTCAGAAATTGTATGAAACGCACAAATTGATTACGTATCCGCGTTCGGATTGCCGATATCTGCCAGAAGAGCATTTTGCCGGGCGTCATGCCGTGCTGAATGCCATTGGCGTTCACCGGCCTGACCTGATGCCACAACCGGCAGTGGATACCGATTTACGTAACCGTTGCTGGGATGACAAAAAGGTTGATGCGCACCATGCGATTATCCCGACGGCGCGCAGCAGTAACGTCAATCTGACGGATGACGAACGCAAAATTTACGGCCTGGTGGCGCGTCAGTATCTGATGCAGTTCTGCCCGGATGCGGTTTACCGCAAATGTGTTATCGACCTGGATATCGCGGGCGGTAAATTTATCGCCAAAGCGCGTTTTCTGGCCGAGGCGGGATGGCGCACGTTGCTGGGCAGTAAAGAACGCGACGAGGAAAACGAAGGCACGCCGCTGCCGGTGGTGGCCAAAGGTGACGAACTGTTGTGCGAGCGCGGAGAAGTGGTTGAACGCCAGACCCAGCCGCCGCGGCCTTTTACCGATGCTACATTGCTTTCCGCCATGACCGGGATTGCGCGTTTTGTGCAGGATAAAGAACTGAAAAAAATCCTGCGTGCGACAGATGGATTAGGTACGGAAGCAACCCGTGCCGGGATTATCGAGCTGCTGTTCCGCCGCGAATTTTTGTATAAGAAAGGGCGCTATATTCATTCCAGCGATACCGGCCGCGCGCTGATCCACTCGCTGCCGGACATCGCCGCCCGCCCGGATATGACCGCTGACTGGGAATCCACGCTGACGCGTATCAGTGAAAAGAGCTGCCGTTATCAGGATTTCATGCAACCGCTGGTCGCGACGTTGCAGAATCTCATCATGCAGGCCAAAACGAACCGGGTGTCTTCGGCATTCCGCAGTCTGCCTTCCAAACCGGCGGGCGCTGTGGCGAAAGGCAAAAGCGCCCCTAAACGCCGCAAAGCGAGTACCAAAGGGAAGGAAGCAAACAGTGATGAATAA
- a CDS encoding YeaC family protein: MEINQLIDVMTPEIYARLAQAVELGKWPDGVALTPEQKEHSLQAVMLYQSRHNVDAQHMSIGTDGQIVTKSKQELKQQFTQDTLIKLKPE, from the coding sequence ATGGAAATTAATCAACTTATTGATGTAATGACGCCGGAAATTTACGCACGTCTCGCGCAGGCAGTTGAACTCGGAAAGTGGCCGGACGGTGTCGCGCTGACGCCGGAACAGAAAGAGCACAGCCTGCAGGCCGTGATGCTGTATCAGTCGCGTCACAATGTTGATGCCCAGCACATGAGCATTGGCACGGACGGGCAGATTGTCACCAAAAGCAAGCAGGAACTGAAACAGCAATTTACGCAGGATACGCTGATTAAACTGAAGCCGGAGTAA
- a CDS encoding NAD(P)H nitroreductase: protein MDALDLLLNRRSASRLAAPAPAGEALQNIIHAGMRAPDHGALQPWRFVIAENDGLTRFSEVLRAAAIKDGADEKAIEKATQAPLRAPQIITVIAVCKESPKVPQWEQLLSAGCAVYAMQMAALAQGFNGIWRTGAWTDHPDVRKAFKCGENDKIVGFLYLGTPQLKASLQVIPADSTPFITHL, encoded by the coding sequence ATGGACGCTTTGGACTTATTACTTAACCGCCGTTCTGCTTCCCGCCTGGCTGCACCGGCACCGGCCGGTGAAGCGCTGCAAAACATCATCCATGCGGGTATGCGCGCCCCGGATCACGGTGCCCTGCAACCCTGGCGTTTTGTCATTGCTGAAAACGACGGCCTGACACGTTTCAGTGAGGTGCTGCGCGCGGCCGCCATAAAAGACGGCGCGGATGAAAAAGCCATTGAGAAAGCCACGCAGGCGCCCTTGCGCGCACCGCAAATTATTACCGTGATTGCCGTGTGCAAAGAAAGTCCTAAAGTACCGCAATGGGAACAGTTGCTTTCCGCCGGTTGTGCGGTTTACGCCATGCAGATGGCTGCACTGGCGCAGGGTTTTAACGGCATCTGGCGTACCGGCGCGTGGACTGATCATCCGGACGTACGCAAGGCATTCAAATGTGGTGAAAACGATAAAATCGTCGGTTTCCTGTATCTCGGTACACCGCAACTGAAAGCCAGTTTGCAGGTGATCCCGGCCGACAGCACGCCATTCATCACGCATTTGTAA
- the gapA gene encoding glyceraldehyde-3-phosphate dehydrogenase: protein MTIKVGINGFGRIGRIVFRAAQERSDIEIVAINDLLDADYMAYMLKYDSTHGRFNGTVEVKDGHLVVNGKTIRVTAERDPANLKWNEVNVDVVAEATGLFLDDATARKHITAGAKKVVLTGPSKDNTPMFVMGVNHKEYAGQEIVSNASCTTNCLAPLAKVINDNFGIVEALMTTVHATTATQKTVDGPSHKDWRGGRGASQNIIPSSTGAAKAVGKVIPALNGKLTGMAFRVPTPNVSVVDLTARLEKPASYKEICAVIKAASEAGDLKGVLGYTEDDVVSTDFNGEKLTSVFDAKAGIALNDNFVKLVSWYDNETGYSNKVLDLIAHVSK, encoded by the coding sequence ATGACTATCAAAGTAGGTATCAACGGTTTTGGCCGTATCGGTCGCATTGTTTTCCGTGCTGCTCAAGAACGTTCTGACATTGAGATCGTAGCAATCAACGATCTGTTAGACGCGGACTACATGGCATACATGCTGAAGTACGACTCAACTCATGGTCGTTTCAACGGTACTGTTGAAGTTAAAGACGGTCACCTGGTTGTTAACGGCAAAACCATCCGTGTTACCGCTGAGCGTGACCCAGCTAACCTGAAATGGAATGAAGTTAACGTTGACGTTGTAGCTGAAGCTACTGGTCTGTTCCTGGATGATGCGACTGCTCGTAAGCACATCACTGCAGGCGCTAAGAAAGTTGTTCTGACTGGTCCTTCTAAAGACAACACCCCAATGTTCGTTATGGGTGTTAACCATAAAGAATACGCAGGTCAGGAAATCGTTTCTAACGCATCTTGCACCACTAACTGCCTGGCACCACTGGCTAAAGTTATCAACGACAACTTCGGTATCGTTGAAGCACTGATGACCACTGTTCATGCAACTACCGCAACTCAGAAAACCGTTGATGGCCCGTCTCACAAAGACTGGCGCGGCGGCCGCGGCGCATCCCAGAACATCATCCCTTCTTCTACCGGTGCTGCTAAAGCAGTAGGTAAAGTTATCCCAGCTCTGAACGGTAAACTGACGGGTATGGCGTTCCGCGTTCCTACTCCTAACGTTTCTGTTGTTGACCTGACTGCACGTCTGGAAAAACCAGCGTCTTACAAAGAAATCTGCGCAGTAATCAAAGCAGCTTCTGAAGCAGGCGATCTGAAAGGCGTTCTGGGCTACACCGAAGACGACGTAGTATCTACCGACTTCAACGGCGAAAAACTGACTTCCGTATTCGATGCGAAAGCAGGTATCGCGCTGAACGACAACTTTGTGA